The genome window AATATGACCAACTGGCAGGCCCAGATTCGAGTTGATTTCGAGGCGCGAGGAGGGAGCAATGCCGCAGCGCATTGTGACCGACGAGCAACGAAGAAATCGGCCGAAGATGGGCCTGCCCGGAGGGCCGGGGCACTTTTGGGCTGCGACTTCGTCCCTCGTCACTCACATACCGCTGCGGGTATGCTCGCTCCTCGATCCTCGTCTCGCTCCAAAATTGCCCCCGCCAGTTGGTCATATTATTCCATTGCGAGCCCTTACCGCCGTGATTTTGTATGATTTGCCTCTAATGCAAGAAGTTGCGATGGGAAACCACTCGCCCCCTTCGAAAGATAGAGATCGCCCCTCCCCTCCCGAAGGACTTCTGGAACTCAAGGGCATCAAGAAATCCTTCGGGGGCGCGCCCATCCTGAGAGGGATTTCCCTTTCAGTGCGCAAAGGGGAGTTCCTCACTTTCCTGGGACCCTCCGGCTGCGGAAAAACCACGACCTTGCGCATCATCGCGGGCTTCGAGCGGCCCGACGCCGGGGAAATTATCCTCTCCGGGGAGGAAGTGAGCGCCCTCCCTCCCTATCGCAGGGACGTGCACACGGTTTTCCAGCATTATGCCCTCTTCCCCCATTACAGCGTCTACGAGAACATCGCCTTTGGCCTGCGGATCAAGAATCTTGCCGAGGACGATATCCGGCGCAGATGCTCCGAGGCCCTGGCCTTGGTCAAGCTCTCCGGTTTCGAGAAGCGCCGAACCACCGAGCTTTCGGGGGGTCAAATGCAGAGAATCGCCCTCGCCCGTGCCTTGGTGGGCAGACCCTCCCTCCTCCTACTGGACGAGCCGCTCGGAGCTTTGGATCTGAAGCTCAGGAAGGAAATGCAGCTCGAGCTCAAGAGCCTCCAAAGAAAGCTTGGCCTGGCCTTCGTCTACGTTACCCACGACCAGGAGGAGGCGATGACGATCTCCGACCGCATCGCCGTCTTCAATCAAGGTCTCGTGGAGCAGGTGGGGACTCCCAGGGAGATCTATGAGCGGCCCCTCACCAGCTTCGCGGCGGATTTCATCGGCTCGGCCAACGTGATGTCCGCCGAAATCCTCTCGTCCTGCCAGGCAAGCCTGCGCCTGCGCTTGGAGGGGGAGCTCGACTTGAACCTGCCCTGCCTGGGCCCGTCCCCGGCTCCCGCGGGAGCCGGGGTCAAGATCGCCCTGCGCCCCGAGAGGATCACGATTCATTACCAAGACGACGTTCCCCTGGCCTTCGACAGAATTCGCATCAAGGGACTTCTCCGCGAAAAAGTCTACCTTGGATCCGCAAGCCAAATTTTCTTCTCGCCCTTCAGCGTCTCCGGCAAGAGTCTGCTGGCCCTTTCCATGGAAACCCGCCACCATCAAAAGCACGAGCCGGGCTCGCCGGTCTGGGCGGATGTCAGTGCCGCGGACTTCCTCTTGCTCGATGCCTGAAAAAGTCACGCGCCGGGAGTTCCTGAGAACAAGTCTCCTCGCCCTGGCTGCGCCAGGGCTCCTTGTCTCCTGCGCCAAAGAAGCCGAGAAGCGTGTCGTCAATTTCTTCAATTGGTCCAAGTACATCGGCAAGGACACTTTACCGCGCTTCCTGCGCGAGTCGGGGGTCTCGGTCAATTACGAGGAATTCGCCGACGAGGAGGAGATGACGGCCAAGCTCCGCTCCGGGGCGCGCGGCTACGATTTGATCGTGGCGGCCGACTACCAGATCCCGCGCCTCAAGGCATCCAATCTCATCGATCCCATCCCGCAGGGAGTCTTGTTCAACCAAGGAAATATCGATCCTCAATTTCGCAATACCCCTTACGATCCCGACAACGCCTACAGCGTTCCCTATCTTTGGGGCACCACCGGGATCGCCTACAACAAGAACAAGGTGCCCCAGACGCCCTCCTCATGGGAGGCGCTCTGGGATGAGAAGCAGAGCGGCAAGATCTCCATGCTCGACAACGCCAGGGACTGCATCAGCATGGCCCTCCTCCTCAAGGGCTACCCCGAGGACACGACCGACGAGAGACAACTCGAGCAGGCCAAACAGCTCCTTCTGGCGCAGAAGCCCCTCGTGCGCCAGTACAGCAGCGCCACCTACATCGACGGCTTGGTGGCGGGGGAGCTCACTCTCGCCATGGCGTGGTCTGGGGACGCCCTCCAGGCGCGCCGGGAGAATCCCCAGATCGACTACGTGATTCCAAGGGAAGGAAGCTTCATGTGGGCGGACAACCTGTGCCTGGTCCGGGGATCCCGCCACCGCGAGGACGCCCTCAAGCTCGTGGACTACCTCATCCGCAAGGACGTGGCCGCGGAGATCGCCAATACCGTGCGCTACGCCAGCCCTAACGCGGCCGCGCGACCGCTCCTGGACCCCGCCCTTCTCAAGGACCCCCGGGTGTTCCCGCTGGCCGCGGTGAAGACCCGCCTCAGGTTCCACGCCCTTCTCGATCCCGACACGACCCAGCTCTGGAACGAACTGTGGTCGGACGTCAAGGTCTCCTGATGCGGTTTCTCTCCTGGCTCATCCGCGGGAAATCCCCCAAGGCCAGCCACCTGATGCTAGCACCGGCCGCCCTTTGGCTCCTGATCTTCTTGATCCTCCCGATTATCGGGCTTCTGGCGCTGAGCTTTATCCAGCGCGGGCCCTACGGGACCTTGCTCTGGTCCTTCACCTGGGGCAATTTCTCCCGCGCCCTCAACCCCAAATACCTCCCGGTCCTCTTGAGAACCTTGGGCTACGCCTCGAGCGCGACTTTTCTCTGTCTGCTCCTGGGGTTCCCCTTGGCCTATTATCTGAGCTTCGGGGCGGGCAGGAGCCGGGGAACGCTTCTCGTCCTTCTCATGGTCCCCTTTTGGACCTCCTGTTTGGTATCGCTTTACTCCTGGATGATCATCCTGGGCCGCCAGGGTCTTCTGAATCATCTGCTCTTGAAGCTCGGGCTGGCCGAGAATCCCCTGGCGCTTCTCAACACCCCTTTCTCGGTGCTGCTGGGGCTGGTCTATTTCTATCTGCCCTTCATGGTGCTGCCCCTTTTCGGCTCGCTCGAGAAGATTCCCCGCTCCTACATCGAGGCCTCCTACGACCTCGGGGCCGGGACCTGGGCGACCTTCCGCAAGGTTACCTGGCCCCTTTGCCTGCCCGGAGTGTTCGCGGGCTGCCTCCTGACCTTCGTGCCCTGCCTGGGGGATTTCCTGACCGCGGACTTCCTGGGGGGGTCTGGCACCTATCTTCTCGGCAACCTCATCCAGAACCAATTCCTGATGGCACAGGACTGGCCCTTCGGGGCGGCCCTGACCACGGTCCTGACCTTCTGCCTCACCTGGGCCATTTTCCTTCATCAGAGGTTCGAGGGTCGCGAATTGGAGATGAGGGGATGAGGGGCAAGGCCCTCTCCGTCTACTGCGCCGCTCTCTACGGCTTGCTCTACCTGCCCTTGGCCGTGATGTTCGCCTTCTCCTTCAACAACGCGCGCCGCAACGTCGCCTGGAGGGGCTTCACCCTGAAATGGTATTCGAGCCTGTTCCAGGACGCGGAGCTCTTGACGGCGCTGGCCACCTCCCTCAAGCTGGCCCTTGCCGCAAGCCTCATCGCCTGCCTCTTGGGCCTCTTGGCCAGCTACGCGATGGCCCGCCACGCCCCCTTCAAGGGCCGGGGGCTTTACTCTTGCCTGGTGAGCGTCCCCCTCATGATGCCCGAAATAGTGATGGGAGTGGGGCTGCTCAGTTTTTTCGCGCGCCTGGGGATCGCCCTTAATTTCTGGAGCCTGGCCTGCGCCCACGCCCTCATAGCCCTGCCCTACACCACAAGCTCCATCCGGGCGCGGCTTCTCTCCCTCAAGGACTGCCGCCTAGAGGAGGCGGCCATGGACCTGGGCGCCTCGGAATGGCAAGCCTTCCTCAAGGTGACCTTGCCCCTGGCCGGGCCGGCGCTTCTCTCCGGGAGCCTGCTCGCCTTCACCGTCAGCTTCGAGGATTTCGTTACGAGCTTCTTCATCGCCGGGATCGGCATCGTGACCATGCCGGTCAAAATCTACACGATGATGAAATTCGGGGTCACCCCCGAGATCAACGCCATGGCCTCCTGCCTGGTAGGCCTGACTATCGTCCTCTTGGCCGGGAACGCAGCACTTCGGGCCTATGACAATGGACGCAGGCGGGAGATATGAGGCACTTAAGCCAAAGCCCCAGCGCGGCCAGGGCCAGGAGCGCCCCGGCGCGGCCCAAGAGATTGCCGTCCTGATTGAACTTGCTTCCCATGATGCCTCCGACGTCGCGGCGGATCTGCTCCCTCAATGCCCCGAGGGAGGGAAACTTCTTCTCATCGCGAATTTTGCGCACGAAAGACACCGTCAACTCCCGGCCGTAGAGGTCGCCCTTAAAGCCCGGGATGTGGACCTCCACCAGGATCGTGGCGCCCGACTTCACGGTAGGGCGCGCGCCCACGTTGCAGAGCGCGGCCCGGCCGCAGAGGCCCGGGCCCGAGACTCGAACTTCATAGACTCCGAGGGGAGCAAGCGCATCCTGGGTTTCAATGTTGGCCGTGGGAAATCCCAGTTTCCGCCCCAAGCCGTCGCCTGAGACCACGGTGCCGCAAAGCGGGGAAGGGATCAAACGCGGGAAGGGCGGCCCAGGGCCGCCTGAAGGCGGGGAAGGGACTTGGCCAGCATCGCCGAAAGCTCGGTGGAGCTCATGGCCTTGAGCCTCTCCAAGCCCAGGGAATCCTTGACGTCGAAGCCAGCGATGCTCTCCCGGCGCAGGCATTCAACGGTAGCCCCGCAGCCCACCTTACGGCCCAAGACCTCCGCCAATGAGCGCACGTAGGTGCCGCTCGAGCAGGACAGGCGGTGCCCGAGGAGGGGAGCCTCGTAGGAAAGAGCCTGCCAGTCATAGATACGGCTCACCCGGAGCTTGGCCGGAACGGCGACGCCCTGACGGGCGTATTTATACAAGGCCTTCCCCTTATGCTTGACCGCGGAGTAGGCCGGCGCCGGCATCTCGACCTTGCCGCAATAACCGCGCAGGAGCTCCCGCAGAGACTCAAGATCTAGATCGGGCACCGGGCGCTCCCCCACGACATGGCCCAGGCGGTCTCCTGTGTCTGTCATGATCCCGAAGCGGATGGCGCCAGAGTAAACCTTGTCCAAGCCCTGCATAGCCCCTTGGAGGCGCGTGCAGGAGCCGACGAGCAGTATGAGGAGGCCGGTCGCCAAGGGGTCCAAGGTGCCGCAATGGCCGACCTTGGTGTTGGGAGGGAGCATCCTCCGGAGAACCGCCACCGCGTCATGGGAAGTCCAATCCTGGGGCTTGTCGAAAAGGATCATTCCAGCCGGCCCCGTCATCAGCCGCCCTCCTGCTCGCCCTCGATGCGCATCAGGAGCTGGTCGATGCGCGAGGCCTTGCGGGGAGTGTCGTCGTAGAGGAACACGAAGTGGGGGATGAATTTGAGGCTGAGCCTCTTGCGTAAAACCTGCCGCAGATACGGAGCGGCCCGTTCCAAGGCGCCGGCCGTGCCGGCGCGCTGGCGCGCGCTGCCCAATACGGAATAGTAGACCGTGGCCGTCTTCATGTCGGGGCTCAGGGCGAGGTCGGTGACCGTCATGAGGCCAGAAACGCCAGGATCCTTGACGCCGCGCAAGGCCTGTATGATCTCGATCTTGAAAAGTTCCTTTAAACGCTCGCTGCGCGCAAACACAGGGCCTTAGGAGGGCTGGGTGAGCCGGCGGGTTCTGGATTCCTTGACGATGAATTCCAACTGATCGCCCTTTTGGAAGTCGGCGAAGTTGTCGAAACCCAAGCCGCACTCAAGGCCCTTCTCGACCTCCTTGACGTCGTCCTTGAAGCGCTTGAGAGAGGAAATCTTGCCCTCATGCACAACCGAGGCCCCGCGAACCACACGAGCCAGGCCCCCACGCACCACCTTGCCCTCCCGGACAAAGCAGCCGGCGATGCGGGCTCCGCCCTTGACGCTGAAAACCTCGCGGACCTCCCCCTTGCCGGCCACCACATCCACGATCTCCGGCTCCAAGAGGCCCTCAAGCGCGGCCTTCACGTCGGCGATGAGGTCGTAGATCACCTGGTAACGCCTGATCTCGACGCCCTCTCGCTGAGCCAGTTCCTGGGCCCGGGGTTCGACATCGGCATGAAAAAGAAGGGTCACGGCATCCGAAGCAGAGGCCAGGAGCACGTCCGACTCGCTCGCGTTGCCGATGCCGGAATGAATGATGCGCACCCTGCACTCCGGGCCCGTGAGGCCCTCGAGGGAGTCCTTCAAGGCTTGCAGGGAGCCCTGCACGTCGGCCTTGAGCACGATATTGAGGTCCTTGGCCGCGGGGCCGGAAACCTGGGACTTGAGTCCCACCAAGGTCATGTGGCGCTGATGGGCGAAGGACTGCTCGCGGTGGAGCAGGCGCCTCTTCTCCGCGATGTCGCGGGCCTGACGCTCATCGGAGACCACGCTGAACACGTCTCCGGCCTGAGGGGTCTCCATGAAACCCAATATCTCGACCGGGGTGGAGGGCGCAGCTGCTCCCAGACGCTTGCCAGTGTCATCAATCAAGGCTTTTATTTTTCCGTAGCAAAGGCCCGCGACGAAAGAGTCCCCAATCTTGACGCTGCCGACTTGGACCAGAAGAGTGGCCACGTTGCCGCGCTTGGGATCGAGCCTCGCCTCCAAGATCACTCCGTAGCCGGGACGATCCGGATTGGCCTTGATCTCGAGCATTTCCGCCTGCAAGGAGATCATGTCGAGAAGGACGTCGAGATGGAGCCTCTTCTTGGCCGAAACATCCACGAAAATGGTCTTTCCGCCCCATTCCTCGGACATGACCCCATGCTTGGACAGCTCCTGGCGTATGCGCTGGGGATTGGCGCCCGGCAAGTCGATCTTGTTGACAGCAACGATTATTGGCACGCTCGCGGCCTTGGCGTGATCGATGGCCTCGATCGTCTGGGGCATCACCCCGTCCGTCGCGGAAACCACCAGGATCACGATGTCAGTGACCTTGGCGCCTCTGGCTCTCATAGCCGTAAAAGCCTCGTGGCCAGGAGTGTCCAGGAAAACGATGTCGCCCTTGGGAGTCCCGACCTTGTAGGCGCCGATATGCTGGGTAATGCCCCCGGACTCGCCCTCGGCCACGCGCGTGGACCGGATCGCATCCAGGAGGCTGGTCTTGCCGTGGTCCACGTGGCCCATGATCGTGACCACCGGGGGGCGCGACTTGAGATTCTCGGGCTTCTCGGATCGAGAAGATCTGCTCTCCAGTTCCTCCTCCTTGTACATGGCCATGACCTTGAGCTCGTAGCCGAATTCCTGGGCCACGATGGCCGCGGCGTCCGTCTCCAGGCGCTGGTTGATCGTGGCGAAAATGCCCAGCGCCATCAGTTCCTTGATCAAATCGTTCGGCTTTACCTCCATTTTCTCGGCGATTTCGCGCACAGTGATCATGGAGGAAATTTCCAAGCGCTTCAAGGCGGACTTGGACTGGGCGGCCTCGGCCGCGGGTTTGGAAGACTCCTTGGGGGGCGGGGCCTTCTGCGCGGGCTTGCCTTGTGGGGCGGCAGGACGGGCTTGAGGGGGTGGCGGCCGCTGGCCGCCGCCCGGAGGCTCACCGGGGCGCGGGACGAAAGGACGCGGAGCGGGAGCCGCAGCCGGCCTCGGGAGCACCGGCGCCTGCGGTGCCGCGGGGGCCGCAGCCTGGGGCACCGCAGGCTTGGCCGGCGCTGCGGGCGTCTTCGCCTGGCCCTGTGGAAGGGGGACAGGCACCGCGGGAACGCCTTCCTTGTTCCGCGGGGGCGCCTCGGGAGCGGCGGGCTTCGGAGCCGGCGGTTTCGGGAAAGAGCTTCCCGGAGCCAGGCGCGTCACGACGGGCGCCGATGGAATGGAGCGCTTGGTCTGCCTGAAAAGGGAGAAAGCCGAAACGAGATTCTTGGAGGGCGGCGCTATGGAGCCCTCCTCCTGGACGGAACGAACCTCGGCTTCGTGCTTGCGGATGCCGAGCTTCTCTCCCGGTTTTTTGGACTTGCCCATTTTTTTAGGGGCAGCCTTGCCCGAAGTCTTCTTGGGTTCCTTTTCCTTTGTTTCCTTGGCCGGCCTCTTCTTTTTATCCACTTATATTATAATAGCATTTTAGCCTGACCTGCGTGCTTTGGCGCTGGCGATGATCTTGGCGGCCGTTTTCTCGCCGATGCCCTGCAAGGTCATGAGTTCCTCAGGCTTGCATTGGGCGAGCTTCGAGATGTCGGTAAACCCTGCCTTGACGAGGATCTCTATGGTCTTGGGCCCGACGCCCTCAAGCTCGGCCAGGACCTTGGCCGCCTCATCTTGGCCGGCCTTGGCCTCGGCGCTTCTTTGGCCCTCTGACTTGATCTCCAGTTCCCACCCGGTGAGCCGCGCCGCCAGGCGTATGTTCTGCCCATCCTTGCCGATGGCCAAGGAAAGCTGCTCATCAGAGACCAGAATCTCCGCCTTCTTGTTCTCGCCGTCGATGACGCGCACCGAGGAGACCTTGGCCGGAGCCAAGGAGTTGCTCAGGTACGTGGGCAGATCCGGGCTGTAGGCGATGAGGTCAATGCGCTCCCCGGAAAGCTCATTCATGATGCTTCTGATGCGAGACCCCCGTATCCCGACGCAGGACCCGACGGCATCCACCTTGGGATCATTGGACTTCACGGCCACCTTGGCCCGGAACCCCGGATCTCTGGCGACCTCCACGATCTCCACGATCCTATCCCCGATCTCTGGGACCTCGAGCTCGAAAAGTCTTCTTAAGAAGAGGGGGGCCGCCCGCGACAGGACGACCTGGGGGCCTCTCTGGGCCTTGTCCACGCGAAGAATCGCGGCGCGCACCCGATTGCCCACGGCGTAACGCTCGCGGCGGATCTGCTCGCGGATGGGAAGTATGGCCTCTGTCTTGCCCAAGTCCACGATGATGTTGCGCTCGAGGAAGCGGTGGACAGAACCCGTCACGATCTCTCCCTCCTTGGGTTTGAATTCCTCATAGAGATTATCCCGCTCCACTTCCCGAATCTTCTGCGTCAGGACCTGTTTCGCGGTTTGGGCGGCGATGCGGGCAAAATCCGCGGCGGGCGCCGGCAGCCTCACGTCCTCGCCCACGGCCGCGTCGCGCTTGTAGAGCTTCGCCTCGCCCAGGGAAATCTCCAGCTCGGGGTTCGCCACGGTCTCTGCCACCTTCTTGACGACGGCCGCGCGGAACTCCGCGGTCTCTGGATCGATGGAAGCCTCGACCACCGCGTCCTTACCCACGTGCTTCCTGAGGGAGCTCACCACCGCACCCTCGATCATCTTGAGGACATCGTCCTTCTTGATGCCCTTCTCGCGTTCGATCTGCTCCAAAGCCAGTATCAATTCCGATTTTGCCATAGCGTTCAACA of Elusimicrobiota bacterium contains these proteins:
- a CDS encoding riboflavin kinase; the encoded protein is MIPSPLCGTVVSGDGLGRKLGFPTANIETQDALAPLGVYEVRVSGPGLCGRAALCNVGARPTVKSGATILVEVHIPGFKGDLYGRELTVSFVRKIRDEKKFPSLGALREQIRRDVGGIMGSKFNQDGNLLGRAGALLALAALGLWLKCLISPACVHCHRPEVLRSRPRGR
- the infB gene encoding translation initiation factor IF-2 translates to MDKKKRPAKETKEKEPKKTSGKAAPKKMGKSKKPGEKLGIRKHEAEVRSVQEEGSIAPPSKNLVSAFSLFRQTKRSIPSAPVVTRLAPGSSFPKPPAPKPAAPEAPPRNKEGVPAVPVPLPQGQAKTPAAPAKPAVPQAAAPAAPQAPVLPRPAAAPAPRPFVPRPGEPPGGGQRPPPPQARPAAPQGKPAQKAPPPKESSKPAAEAAQSKSALKRLEISSMITVREIAEKMEVKPNDLIKELMALGIFATINQRLETDAAAIVAQEFGYELKVMAMYKEEELESRSSRSEKPENLKSRPPVVTIMGHVDHGKTSLLDAIRSTRVAEGESGGITQHIGAYKVGTPKGDIVFLDTPGHEAFTAMRARGAKVTDIVILVVSATDGVMPQTIEAIDHAKAASVPIIVAVNKIDLPGANPQRIRQELSKHGVMSEEWGGKTIFVDVSAKKRLHLDVLLDMISLQAEMLEIKANPDRPGYGVILEARLDPKRGNVATLLVQVGSVKIGDSFVAGLCYGKIKALIDDTGKRLGAAAPSTPVEILGFMETPQAGDVFSVVSDERQARDIAEKRRLLHREQSFAHQRHMTLVGLKSQVSGPAAKDLNIVLKADVQGSLQALKDSLEGLTGPECRVRIIHSGIGNASESDVLLASASDAVTLLFHADVEPRAQELAQREGVEIRRYQVIYDLIADVKAALEGLLEPEIVDVVAGKGEVREVFSVKGGARIAGCFVREGKVVRGGLARVVRGASVVHEGKISSLKRFKDDVKEVEKGLECGLGFDNFADFQKGDQLEFIVKESRTRRLTQPS
- a CDS encoding spermidine/putrescine ABC transporter substrate-binding protein, which gives rise to MPEKVTRREFLRTSLLALAAPGLLVSCAKEAEKRVVNFFNWSKYIGKDTLPRFLRESGVSVNYEEFADEEEMTAKLRSGARGYDLIVAADYQIPRLKASNLIDPIPQGVLFNQGNIDPQFRNTPYDPDNAYSVPYLWGTTGIAYNKNKVPQTPSSWEALWDEKQSGKISMLDNARDCISMALLLKGYPEDTTDERQLEQAKQLLLAQKPLVRQYSSATYIDGLVAGELTLAMAWSGDALQARRENPQIDYVIPREGSFMWADNLCLVRGSRHREDALKLVDYLIRKDVAAEIANTVRYASPNAAARPLLDPALLKDPRVFPLAAVKTRLRFHALLDPDTTQLWNELWSDVKVS
- a CDS encoding ABC transporter permease; this encodes MRGKALSVYCAALYGLLYLPLAVMFAFSFNNARRNVAWRGFTLKWYSSLFQDAELLTALATSLKLALAASLIACLLGLLASYAMARHAPFKGRGLYSCLVSVPLMMPEIVMGVGLLSFFARLGIALNFWSLACAHALIALPYTTSSIRARLLSLKDCRLEEAAMDLGASEWQAFLKVTLPLAGPALLSGSLLAFTVSFEDFVTSFFIAGIGIVTMPVKIYTMMKFGVTPEINAMASCLVGLTIVLLAGNAALRAYDNGRRREI
- a CDS encoding ABC transporter permease, with amino-acid sequence MRFLSWLIRGKSPKASHLMLAPAALWLLIFLILPIIGLLALSFIQRGPYGTLLWSFTWGNFSRALNPKYLPVLLRTLGYASSATFLCLLLGFPLAYYLSFGAGRSRGTLLVLLMVPFWTSCLVSLYSWMIILGRQGLLNHLLLKLGLAENPLALLNTPFSVLLGLVYFYLPFMVLPLFGSLEKIPRSYIEASYDLGAGTWATFRKVTWPLCLPGVFAGCLLTFVPCLGDFLTADFLGGSGTYLLGNLIQNQFLMAQDWPFGAALTTVLTFCLTWAIFLHQRFEGRELEMRG
- the nusA gene encoding transcription termination/antitermination protein NusA; translated protein: MAKSELILALEQIEREKGIKKDDVLKMIEGAVVSSLRKHVGKDAVVEASIDPETAEFRAAVVKKVAETVANPELEISLGEAKLYKRDAAVGEDVRLPAPAADFARIAAQTAKQVLTQKIREVERDNLYEEFKPKEGEIVTGSVHRFLERNIIVDLGKTEAILPIREQIRRERYAVGNRVRAAILRVDKAQRGPQVVLSRAAPLFLRRLFELEVPEIGDRIVEIVEVARDPGFRAKVAVKSNDPKVDAVGSCVGIRGSRIRSIMNELSGERIDLIAYSPDLPTYLSNSLAPAKVSSVRVIDGENKKAEILVSDEQLSLAIGKDGQNIRLAARLTGWELEIKSEGQRSAEAKAGQDEAAKVLAELEGVGPKTIEILVKAGFTDISKLAQCKPEELMTLQGIGEKTAAKIIASAKARRSG
- the truB gene encoding tRNA pseudouridine(55) synthase TruB, which produces MTGPAGMILFDKPQDWTSHDAVAVLRRMLPPNTKVGHCGTLDPLATGLLILLVGSCTRLQGAMQGLDKVYSGAIRFGIMTDTGDRLGHVVGERPVPDLDLESLRELLRGYCGKVEMPAPAYSAVKHKGKALYKYARQGVAVPAKLRVSRIYDWQALSYEAPLLGHRLSCSSGTYVRSLAEVLGRKVGCGATVECLRRESIAGFDVKDSLGLERLKAMSSTELSAMLAKSLPRLQAALGRPSRV
- the rbfA gene encoding 30S ribosome-binding factor RbfA produces the protein MFARSERLKELFKIEIIQALRGVKDPGVSGLMTVTDLALSPDMKTATVYYSVLGSARQRAGTAGALERAAPYLRQVLRKRLSLKFIPHFVFLYDDTPRKASRIDQLLMRIEGEQEGG
- a CDS encoding ABC transporter ATP-binding protein, producing the protein MGNHSPPSKDRDRPSPPEGLLELKGIKKSFGGAPILRGISLSVRKGEFLTFLGPSGCGKTTTLRIIAGFERPDAGEIILSGEEVSALPPYRRDVHTVFQHYALFPHYSVYENIAFGLRIKNLAEDDIRRRCSEALALVKLSGFEKRRTTELSGGQMQRIALARALVGRPSLLLLDEPLGALDLKLRKEMQLELKSLQRKLGLAFVYVTHDQEEAMTISDRIAVFNQGLVEQVGTPREIYERPLTSFAADFIGSANVMSAEILSSCQASLRLRLEGELDLNLPCLGPSPAPAGAGVKIALRPERITIHYQDDVPLAFDRIRIKGLLREKVYLGSASQIFFSPFSVSGKSLLALSMETRHHQKHEPGSPVWADVSAADFLLLDA